The following coding sequences lie in one Anomaloglossus baeobatrachus isolate aAnoBae1 chromosome 7, aAnoBae1.hap1, whole genome shotgun sequence genomic window:
- the LOC142246586 gene encoding uncharacterized protein LOC142246586, giving the protein MDGDELRRYIKDFSFDRCKRGSQGFNRILIQLFGLLGHGKSSFINTCIYVWKDREFQNWSKAIDKDGGHTTARVPYKLTENITLVDNRGCRTLEDQESGVIFAQLGNLLPIGSEVNWEEGYGLAERMEKAQKEVTSSDFVFPVFVHSIKKEIPKEEKEKLRSLFLSAQRLTGVVPIVVLTHKTWGTLTETEGIFRDIGVERIFSFENYTREDHMKTRGKHEELLRFLCEVIKDVQFRVEQPRDPSEELKMRKQFVLNYVHDWDKKDKQRKVENKNALEQLLLEKKHKHLEDAMKNRREAEQRQQEEEFIRREQELRWERERDRALQEEEDRAWREMQDKEKKKKKKKFFGLF; this is encoded by the exons ATGGACGGCGATGAGCTGAGACGTTATATTAAGGACTTCAGCTTTGATCGATGTAAGAGAGGAAGCCAAGGCTTTAACCGAATCCTCATCCAACTGTTTGGCCTCCTAGGTCACGGGAAGTCGTCATTCATCAATACCTGCATCTACGTCTGGAAAGATCGTGAATTCCAGAACTGGTCAAAGGCAATTGATAAAGATGGAGGACACACAACAGCAAGAGTTCCGTATaaactgacagagaacatcacccTGGTGGACAACAGAGGCTGCAGAACATTGGAAGACCAAGAATCTGGAGTGATCTTCGCTCAGCTTG GAAATCTGCTGCCTATTGGTTCAGAAGTGAATTGGGAAGAGGGATATGGACTTGCAGAAAGGATGGAGAAAGCACAGAAAGAAGTCACAAGCTCTGACTTCGTCTTCCCAGTATTTGTCCACAG TATAAAAAAAGAAATCCCGAAGGAAGAGAAGGAGAAGCTGAGATCCTTGTTTCTCTCTGCACAGAGGCTGACAG GAGTTGTCCCGATAGTCGTCCTCACACATAAGACGTGGGGGACATTGACTGAAACAGAAGGAAtcttcagggacatcggagtggaaAGAATCTTTTCATTTGAAAATTACACCAGAGAAGATCACATGAAAACCAGAGGAAAACATGAAGAACTCCTGAGATTCTTGTGTGAAGTCATTAAAGACGTTCAGTTTCGTGTGGAACAACCTCGAGACCCATCGGAGGAGCTGAAGATGAGGAAGCAATTTGTGCTCAACTACGTCCACGATTGGgataagaaggataagcagagaaaaGTGGAAAACAAAAATGCCTTGGAACAACTTCTGCTGGAGAAGAAACATAAGCATCTGGAAGACGCGATGAAGAATCGAAGAGAAGCAGAACAGAGGCAGCAGGAGGAAGAGTTCATCAGACGAGAGCAGGAGCTCCGGTGGGAGAGAGAACGAGATCGCGCCCTACAAGAGGAGGAGGACCGGGCCTGGAGAGAAATGCAAGAcaaggaaaagaagaagaagaagaagaagttcTTTGGATTGTTTTAA